From Streptomyces chrestomyceticus JCM 4735, one genomic window encodes:
- a CDS encoding aminoglycoside phosphotransferase family protein produces MARAPLSSDLFPAGLPVYATVGRTPEGRAWLDRLPAVVRSVQEEWDLRLGVPLHGGSCSWVAPVRLPDGGDAVLKVTWPHREAAGEAPALRAWDGSGAVRLLRHDRERYALLVERCTPGGELDDSPLPADERLLLAAGVLRELWAAPAPPDGELERVADVCAEWAGMIEDRMARIRPGYDPGLVRLGARLLRELPATATREVVVHGDFNPGNVLSARRRPWLAIDPKSMVGDPGYDPWPLLEQIDDPFGYDDPRPVLRERFTLVADALDEPPARLLAWATARTVENALWCAGQGDVQDGAEELEVAAVLAGLAGL; encoded by the coding sequence ATGGCCCGAGCCCCCCTGAGCAGCGACCTCTTCCCCGCCGGCCTCCCCGTGTACGCCACCGTGGGCCGCACCCCGGAGGGGCGCGCGTGGCTGGACCGGCTGCCTGCCGTCGTCCGGTCCGTCCAGGAGGAGTGGGACCTGCGACTGGGCGTGCCGCTGCACGGCGGGAGCTGCTCGTGGGTCGCCCCCGTGCGCCTCCCGGACGGCGGTGACGCGGTGCTCAAGGTGACCTGGCCGCACCGCGAGGCCGCCGGGGAGGCACCGGCCCTGCGCGCCTGGGACGGCAGCGGCGCCGTACGGCTGCTGCGCCACGACCGGGAGCGGTACGCGTTGCTGGTCGAGCGCTGCACACCGGGCGGCGAGCTGGACGACAGTCCGCTCCCCGCCGACGAACGACTGCTGCTCGCCGCCGGCGTCCTGCGCGAGCTGTGGGCCGCGCCCGCACCGCCCGACGGTGAGCTGGAGCGGGTCGCCGACGTGTGCGCCGAGTGGGCCGGCATGATCGAGGACCGGATGGCCCGGATCCGGCCCGGCTACGACCCCGGGCTCGTCCGGCTCGGCGCCCGGCTGCTGCGCGAACTGCCCGCCACCGCCACCCGCGAGGTCGTGGTGCACGGCGACTTCAACCCCGGCAACGTCCTCTCCGCGCGGCGCCGCCCGTGGCTGGCCATCGACCCCAAGTCCATGGTCGGTGACCCGGGTTACGACCCCTGGCCGCTGCTGGAACAGATCGACGACCCCTTCGGGTACGACGACCCGCGCCCGGTCCTGCGGGAACGTTTCACCCTGGTGGCCGACGCCCTCGACGAGCCCCCGGCCCGCCTGCTGGCCTGGGCGACGGCCCGCACGGTGGAGAACGCCCTGTGGTGCGCCGGTCAGGGGGACGTCCAGGACGGCGCGGAGGAGTTGGAGGTGGCGGCGGTACTGGCGGGGCTGGCGGGACTGTGA
- a CDS encoding phosphotransferase family protein yields MVTHENVDVLAADCDDPGWEGTRAWVEQQVGGGYRVEAAERLRGGWTSEMRRLRMGGPGEPRWLVLRSFVRPFFARHAEGLLTREADTLRLLGGTDVPAAAFHAVDATAAHCAHPSLLMSLLSGTVRVDEAEAALRTPLLARQLLGIHRIQVPEGARPRAYEAWAAPDRVRLPESTGRPDLWERAVDVIRREPPAYRPCFLHRDFHPGNVLFTGRGSGLRITGVVDWVETSWGPADLDVAHCSTALALLHGVEEGMRLADAYAAAGGVVSDDPADHLYWRVLDALGFAPDAGKVGTPWRELGRHDLTPDLLASRLEDYLQELFRTFG; encoded by the coding sequence ATGGTGACGCACGAGAACGTGGATGTCTTGGCAGCCGACTGCGACGACCCCGGGTGGGAGGGCACGCGCGCCTGGGTGGAGCAGCAGGTGGGCGGCGGATACCGGGTCGAGGCCGCCGAGCGGCTGCGCGGCGGCTGGACGTCGGAGATGCGGCGGCTGCGGATGGGCGGGCCCGGTGAGCCCCGGTGGCTGGTGCTCCGGTCCTTCGTCCGGCCGTTCTTCGCGCGGCACGCGGAGGGCCTGCTGACGCGCGAGGCGGACACCCTGCGTCTGCTCGGCGGGACGGACGTGCCCGCGGCGGCGTTCCACGCGGTGGACGCGACCGCGGCACACTGCGCCCACCCGTCGTTGCTGATGTCCCTGCTGTCCGGCACCGTGCGCGTGGACGAGGCGGAGGCCGCCCTGCGTACGCCGCTGCTGGCGCGCCAGCTCCTCGGCATCCACCGGATACAGGTCCCGGAGGGGGCCCGCCCGCGCGCGTACGAGGCGTGGGCCGCGCCGGACCGGGTGCGCCTGCCCGAAAGCACCGGCCGCCCGGACCTGTGGGAGCGGGCCGTGGACGTCATCCGCCGCGAGCCTCCCGCGTACCGACCGTGCTTCCTGCACCGCGACTTCCACCCCGGCAACGTGCTCTTCACCGGCCGGGGCAGCGGCCTGCGGATCACGGGCGTCGTCGACTGGGTGGAGACGTCCTGGGGCCCGGCCGATCTGGACGTGGCGCACTGCTCCACGGCCCTGGCCCTCCTGCACGGCGTCGAGGAGGGGATGCGGCTGGCCGACGCCTACGCGGCGGCCGGAGGGGTAGTGAGCGACGACCCCGCGGATCACCTGTACTGGCGCGTCCTGGACGCCCTCGGGTTCGCTCCCGACGCCGGCAAGGTCGGGACGCCGTGGCGGGAGCTGGGGCGGCACGACCTGACACCGGACCTGCTGGCGAGCAGGCTGGAGGACTATCTCCAGGAACTGTTCCGCACGTTCGGCTGA
- a CDS encoding restriction endonuclease, translating to MSRRSNGLVAVWAEAQRQQQRRQEAQRRAGEQARRDQERQQRDTERAMARMQRERRDAYRQQREADARRRTEELDARMAELSGLLADGCRAPAFTADALRRPEHVEAFAPGRLAVPVPMPDPSAYQPQAGGWSLGGARRAQAQEEARARYEHDWHAAQAAEAQRLRQLEDYRRQYDQWAAGQLAEIRSYNAAVEELLTGLRGGDPDAVVEYFSAALYAATGWPQGFPRRVHAAFDPAARQLVLDWELPGYDIVPAAKSVRYMYAADQDKDVARPVTQRRAAYRDVLAQSVLLVVHDLFAADPSRTLDSVVVNGFVDDVDPVTGRPAQLCLATVTALRDAFEELHLAQVSAVDCLTDGLRGQLSARPDQRATVRPARQPGDVGGGVVTHGGDAEPDLFTMDPIAFEGLVAELFRAMGMQAVTTQRSGDGGVDVDALDSDPIRGGKIIVQVKRYRNTVPPTAVRDLFGTVQSEGANKGVLVTTSRFGPGAHAFANGKPLTLVSGPELVDLLARHGLRGRLGAAPAPDRRQAPAEADEAETAQDPAPEAERDGGSILGMNWSGSVALDVCALVCQGNRVLSDDHFVFYNNPRTPDGTVRMLSGFAPDRAAIQVDFDALPAAADRFVLVAAVDPETDPHADLSGFTDACIRLVDASGTELGQLEVSDGRGGETALVLGSFRRRANGDWDFVLGGKGYEGGLEALVQEYGIEVA from the coding sequence ATGAGTCGCCGCTCCAACGGATTAGTGGCCGTCTGGGCCGAGGCGCAGCGTCAGCAGCAGCGCCGCCAGGAGGCTCAGCGGCGAGCCGGCGAACAGGCCCGCCGCGACCAGGAGCGGCAACAGCGCGACACCGAACGCGCCATGGCCCGTATGCAGCGCGAACGCCGGGACGCGTACCGGCAGCAGCGCGAGGCCGACGCCCGCCGCCGCACCGAGGAACTGGACGCGCGCATGGCGGAGTTGTCCGGCCTGCTGGCCGACGGCTGCCGGGCCCCGGCGTTCACCGCCGACGCGCTGCGCCGCCCCGAGCACGTCGAGGCGTTCGCACCCGGCCGGCTCGCCGTGCCCGTACCGATGCCCGACCCGTCCGCGTACCAGCCGCAGGCCGGCGGCTGGAGCCTCGGCGGGGCCCGCCGCGCGCAGGCGCAGGAAGAGGCCCGCGCCCGTTACGAACACGACTGGCACGCCGCGCAGGCGGCGGAGGCGCAGCGCCTGCGTCAACTGGAGGATTACCGGAGGCAGTACGACCAGTGGGCCGCCGGTCAGTTGGCGGAGATCCGGAGCTATAACGCCGCGGTCGAGGAGCTGCTGACGGGCCTGCGCGGCGGCGACCCCGACGCGGTGGTGGAGTACTTCTCCGCCGCGCTGTACGCCGCCACGGGCTGGCCGCAGGGCTTCCCGCGCCGGGTCCACGCCGCTTTCGACCCGGCGGCCCGGCAGCTCGTACTGGACTGGGAACTGCCCGGCTACGACATCGTGCCCGCGGCCAAGTCGGTGCGCTACATGTACGCCGCCGACCAGGACAAGGACGTCGCCCGGCCGGTGACCCAGCGGCGGGCGGCCTACCGCGACGTGCTGGCCCAGTCCGTCCTGCTGGTGGTGCACGACCTGTTCGCGGCGGACCCGTCCCGCACGCTCGACTCCGTGGTGGTCAACGGCTTCGTCGACGACGTGGACCCGGTCACCGGGCGTCCCGCGCAACTGTGCCTGGCCACCGTCACGGCCCTCCGGGACGCTTTCGAGGAACTGCACCTGGCGCAGGTCAGCGCGGTGGACTGCCTCACCGACGGGCTGCGCGGCCAGTTGTCCGCGCGCCCCGACCAGCGGGCCACCGTCCGGCCGGCGCGGCAGCCGGGGGACGTCGGCGGCGGCGTGGTGACGCACGGCGGCGACGCCGAGCCGGACCTGTTCACCATGGACCCGATCGCCTTCGAGGGGCTGGTCGCCGAGCTGTTCCGCGCGATGGGGATGCAGGCCGTGACGACCCAGCGGTCCGGGGACGGCGGGGTGGACGTGGACGCGCTGGACTCCGACCCCATCCGGGGCGGCAAGATCATCGTGCAGGTGAAGCGGTACCGCAACACCGTGCCGCCGACCGCCGTGCGCGACCTGTTCGGCACCGTCCAGTCCGAGGGCGCCAACAAGGGCGTACTGGTGACCACCTCCCGCTTCGGCCCCGGCGCCCACGCCTTCGCCAACGGCAAGCCCCTCACCCTCGTCAGCGGCCCCGAACTGGTCGACCTGCTGGCCCGCCACGGTCTGCGCGGACGCCTCGGCGCCGCCCCGGCCCCGGACCGGCGGCAGGCACCCGCCGAGGCCGACGAGGCGGAGACGGCGCAGGACCCGGCCCCGGAGGCGGAGCGGGACGGGGGCAGCATCCTCGGCATGAACTGGTCGGGCAGCGTCGCCCTCGACGTCTGCGCGCTGGTCTGCCAGGGCAACCGCGTACTGAGCGACGACCACTTCGTCTTCTACAACAACCCGCGCACCCCCGACGGCACCGTACGGATGCTGTCCGGCTTCGCCCCCGACCGCGCCGCGATACAGGTGGACTTCGACGCCCTGCCCGCTGCCGCCGACCGGTTCGTCCTCGTCGCGGCCGTCGACCCGGAGACCGACCCGCACGCGGACCTGTCCGGCTTCACCGACGCGTGCATCCGCCTGGTCGACGCGTCCGGCACCGAACTCGGGCAGCTCGAGGTCTCCGACGGGCGCGGCGGCGAAACGGCGCTGGTCCTCGGCTCCTTCCGCCGTCGCGCCAACGGTGACTGGGACTTCGTCCTCGGCGGCAAGGGCTATGAAGGCGGTTTGGAGGCGCTGGTGCAGGAGTACGGAATCGAGGTGGCCTGA
- a CDS encoding MarR family winged helix-turn-helix transcriptional regulator: protein MSDTTRPAPDDLLPPFARTVRGYYDDLAAAALRHGLSTAQARALIALEEPLSMSALAGHLVCDASNATRLIARMQERGLVRREAAPQDRRSKVVTATEEGRALALRVRADMHAVRGALEALTPEERAALLPLLERLGTLLGR from the coding sequence GTGTCCGACACCACCCGGCCCGCTCCCGACGACCTCCTCCCGCCGTTCGCCCGTACGGTCCGCGGCTACTACGACGATCTCGCCGCGGCCGCCCTGCGGCACGGCCTGAGCACCGCACAGGCCCGCGCGCTCATCGCCCTGGAGGAACCGCTCTCGATGAGCGCGCTCGCCGGCCATCTGGTCTGCGACGCCTCGAACGCGACCCGGCTCATCGCGCGGATGCAGGAGCGCGGGCTCGTACGGCGGGAGGCCGCGCCTCAGGACCGCCGGAGCAAGGTGGTCACCGCCACCGAAGAGGGCCGGGCGCTCGCCCTCCGGGTGCGCGCCGACATGCACGCCGTGCGCGGCGCGCTCGAAGCGCTCACGCCCGAGGAACGCGCCGCGCTGCTGCCCCTGCTGGAACGCCTGGGCACGCTCCTGGGGCGCTGA
- a CDS encoding aldehyde dehydrogenase family protein, translating into MTSSTPEQPDAVVARLRATFRTGRTAPLEWRTDQLRRLRALLTEHGKDFAAALHADLGKGETEAYRTEIDFTLREIDHTLDHLEEWLRPEPAPVPPHLSGAEAWTVYDPLGVVLVIAPWNYPLQLLLAPMVGALASGNCVVAKPSEMAPATSAAVARLLPRFLDADAVAVVEGAVPETTALLEQHFDHIFYTGNGTVGRIVMRAAAEHLTPVTLELGGKSPAFVDRDTDADAVAARLVAGKFLNAGQTCVAPDYVLTDPETAARLEPALARAVTALYGDDPAAAPNYSRIVNERHFDRLTGLLGSGRTVTGGTHDRDRKYIAPTVLGGVAPDAPVMREEIFGPILPVVEVADLDAAIDFVNDRDKPLALYAFTESEETRRRLTGETSSGGLGFGLPVAHLTVSDLPFGGVGESGMGRYHGRYSIETFSHRKAVLSKPLA; encoded by the coding sequence ATGACCAGCAGCACCCCCGAGCAGCCGGACGCCGTGGTCGCGCGGCTGCGCGCCACCTTCCGCACCGGCCGCACCGCCCCTCTGGAATGGCGCACCGACCAGTTGCGGCGGCTGCGCGCCCTGCTCACCGAGCACGGCAAGGACTTCGCCGCCGCCCTCCACGCGGACCTGGGCAAGGGGGAGACCGAGGCGTACCGCACCGAGATCGACTTCACGCTGCGCGAGATCGACCACACCCTCGACCACCTGGAGGAGTGGCTGCGGCCCGAGCCCGCGCCGGTGCCGCCCCACCTGAGCGGCGCCGAGGCGTGGACGGTGTACGACCCGCTGGGCGTCGTCCTGGTCATCGCCCCCTGGAACTACCCCCTGCAACTGCTGCTCGCGCCGATGGTCGGCGCCCTGGCGTCCGGCAACTGCGTGGTCGCCAAGCCCAGCGAGATGGCGCCCGCCACCTCCGCCGCCGTGGCCCGTCTGCTGCCCCGCTTCCTGGACGCGGACGCGGTCGCGGTGGTCGAGGGCGCCGTCCCGGAGACGACGGCCCTGCTGGAGCAGCACTTCGACCACATCTTCTACACGGGCAACGGCACCGTGGGCCGCATCGTGATGCGCGCGGCGGCGGAGCACCTGACCCCGGTCACCCTGGAGCTGGGCGGCAAGTCGCCCGCCTTCGTGGACCGCGACACGGACGCCGACGCGGTGGCCGCACGGCTGGTGGCCGGCAAGTTCCTCAACGCGGGCCAGACCTGCGTGGCGCCGGACTACGTCCTGACCGACCCGGAGACGGCGGCCCGCCTGGAGCCCGCCCTCGCCCGCGCCGTCACCGCCCTCTACGGCGACGACCCCGCCGCCGCGCCGAACTACAGCCGGATCGTCAACGAGCGGCACTTCGACCGGCTGACCGGCCTGCTCGGCTCCGGCCGTACGGTCACGGGCGGCACGCACGACCGGGACCGCAAGTACATCGCGCCGACGGTGCTCGGCGGCGTGGCGCCCGACGCCCCGGTGATGCGGGAAGAGATCTTCGGGCCGATCCTGCCGGTCGTCGAGGTGGCGGACCTGGACGCGGCCATCGACTTCGTCAACGACCGGGACAAACCGCTGGCCCTGTACGCCTTCACGGAGTCCGAGGAGACCCGGCGGCGGCTGACCGGGGAGACCTCGTCGGGCGGCCTCGGCTTCGGCCTGCCGGTCGCCCATCTGACCGTGTCCGACCTGCCGTTCGGCGGGGTCGGGGAGAGCGGGATGGGCCGCTACCACGGCCGGTACTCGATCGAGACGTTCAGCCACCGCAAGGCCGTCCTGTCCAAGCCGCTGGCCTGA
- a CDS encoding triose-phosphate isomerase family protein — protein MIPENATSAAARLSGASGPPEAGRRPVVGVSLKLYFGLAATRTWLADVAALKDALAELPRPVDLFVLPSFPALADARELLDGTGVAYGAQDVHWAESGAWTGEVSAGMLAEAGARYVEVGHAERRRHFGETDATVAAKTGAAVRAGLVPVICAGERHDNGLAQAVEETLTQVRAALGGAGPDSEVIVAYEPVWAIGAREPAPARHVRAVASAVRACLRDHGVRGRVVYGGTAGPGTFGRLAGSVDGLFLGRLAHDTANLRLVLEEAAAATAPAPLPLRP, from the coding sequence GTGATCCCTGAGAACGCGACGTCGGCGGCGGCCCGGCTCTCCGGGGCCTCCGGGCCCCCGGAGGCGGGCCGCCGCCCGGTCGTCGGCGTATCGCTGAAGCTCTACTTCGGGCTGGCCGCGACCCGGACGTGGCTCGCGGACGTCGCCGCCCTGAAGGACGCCCTCGCGGAACTCCCCCGCCCCGTCGACCTGTTCGTCCTGCCGTCCTTCCCCGCCCTGGCCGACGCCCGGGAACTGCTGGACGGCACCGGCGTCGCGTACGGCGCCCAGGACGTGCACTGGGCCGAGTCCGGCGCGTGGACCGGCGAGGTCTCCGCGGGCATGCTCGCCGAGGCGGGCGCCCGGTACGTCGAGGTCGGCCACGCGGAGCGGCGCCGCCACTTCGGCGAGACGGACGCGACCGTGGCCGCCAAGACCGGCGCCGCCGTACGGGCGGGGCTGGTGCCCGTCATCTGCGCGGGCGAGCGGCACGACAACGGCCTCGCGCAAGCCGTCGAGGAGACGCTGACCCAGGTACGGGCCGCCCTCGGCGGCGCGGGACCGGACAGCGAGGTGATCGTCGCGTACGAACCGGTCTGGGCGATCGGCGCCCGCGAACCGGCGCCCGCCCGGCACGTACGGGCGGTGGCCTCGGCCGTCCGCGCCTGCCTGCGCGACCACGGCGTGCGCGGCCGGGTCGTCTACGGCGGCACCGCCGGACCCGGCACCTTCGGCCGGCTGGCCGGCAGTGTCGACGGCCTGTTCCTGGGCCGGCTCGCCCACGACACCGCCAACCTGCGCCTCGTCCTCGAAGAAGCCGCCGCGGCCACCGCGCCCGCCCCGCTTCCCCTCCGCCCCTAG
- a CDS encoding RpiB/LacA/LacB family sugar-phosphate isomerase: protein MQDTYRIALGADDAATAMKDTMAAYLTERGHQVTDLSAADGEDYPDVAERVARSVARGEHERAVLVCGTGIGMAIAANKVPGIRAAQIPDSYSAERARKSNDAQIACFGSRTMGVEAALVCLEHWLVSDFAGAVRRPRWRRSSRSSRAT, encoded by the coding sequence GTGCAGGACACGTACCGCATCGCCCTCGGCGCCGACGACGCCGCGACCGCCATGAAGGACACCATGGCCGCGTACCTCACCGAACGCGGCCACCAGGTCACCGACCTGAGCGCCGCGGACGGCGAGGACTACCCGGACGTCGCGGAGCGGGTCGCGCGCAGCGTCGCTCGCGGCGAGCACGAGCGCGCCGTCCTGGTCTGCGGCACCGGCATCGGCATGGCCATCGCCGCCAACAAGGTGCCGGGCATCCGGGCCGCCCAGATACCGGACAGCTACAGCGCGGAGCGCGCCCGCAAGTCCAACGACGCGCAGATCGCCTGTTTCGGCAGCCGCACCATGGGCGTGGAGGCCGCCCTGGTGTGCCTGGAACACTGGCTCGTCTCGGACTTCGCCGGGGCGGTTCGGCGCCCAAGGTGGAGAAGATCAAGCAGGTCGAGTCGCGCAACCTGA
- a CDS encoding zinc-dependent alcohol dehydrogenase family protein, which translates to MRAVVIEEPRKLSVSQVPDPVPGPDDVVVKVTAAGLCGTDVHMLAGEFGPTRYPVIPGHEFSGEIVAVGSAVTGLAEGDAVAADPAVYCGTCHFCAIGHGNLCEKWGTIGITVDGAAAEYVKVPAGNCYRLPETVALRHAPLIEPLSTILRGFDIVGPKLGDHFLIYGAGTMGLLYLQVAQRAGAASVSVVDINEDRLAVARHLGADAVATSADHLTAGHPLGWQVVTDCTGNVRAIEDGLTRPIRGGTFQQFGCAPDQEMARFSPFRVYNDEIRIVGSMAILHTYGRAVEMLGKGVIDCETMITHRFGLDQYAEALRTFELGTGRKLQIVPNGPVD; encoded by the coding sequence ATGCGTGCAGTTGTCATCGAGGAACCGCGCAAACTGTCCGTCAGCCAGGTCCCCGACCCGGTGCCCGGCCCGGACGACGTGGTCGTCAAGGTGACCGCCGCCGGGCTGTGCGGCACCGATGTGCACATGCTGGCGGGCGAGTTCGGGCCGACGCGGTACCCGGTGATCCCCGGTCACGAGTTCTCCGGCGAGATCGTGGCGGTGGGCTCGGCGGTGACCGGCCTCGCCGAGGGCGACGCCGTGGCCGCCGACCCGGCGGTCTACTGCGGTACGTGTCACTTCTGCGCCATCGGCCACGGCAACCTCTGCGAGAAGTGGGGCACCATCGGCATCACGGTGGACGGCGCCGCCGCCGAGTACGTCAAGGTCCCGGCCGGCAACTGCTACCGCCTCCCGGAGACCGTCGCGCTCCGGCACGCCCCGCTGATCGAGCCGCTCTCCACCATCCTGCGCGGCTTCGACATCGTCGGTCCGAAGCTCGGCGACCACTTCCTGATCTACGGTGCGGGCACCATGGGCCTGCTCTACCTCCAGGTCGCGCAGCGCGCGGGCGCCGCGTCGGTCTCGGTGGTCGACATCAACGAGGACCGGCTGGCGGTCGCCCGGCACCTGGGCGCGGACGCCGTCGCCACCAGCGCCGACCACCTCACCGCCGGGCATCCGCTCGGCTGGCAGGTGGTCACCGACTGCACCGGCAACGTACGGGCCATCGAGGACGGCCTGACCCGGCCGATCCGCGGCGGCACGTTCCAGCAGTTCGGCTGTGCGCCCGACCAGGAGATGGCGCGGTTCTCACCGTTCCGGGTCTACAACGACGAGATCCGCATCGTCGGCAGCATGGCGATCCTGCACACGTACGGCCGGGCGGTCGAGATGCTGGGCAAGGGCGTGATCGACTGCGAAACCATGATCACGCACCGCTTCGGGCTGGACCAGTACGCGGAGGCGCTGCGGACCTTCGAACTGGGCACCGGGCGGAAGCTGCAGATCGTGCCGAACGGGCCGGTGGACTGA
- a CDS encoding SDR family oxidoreductase, whose amino-acid sequence MRVFVTGATGFIGTAVVQDLLEAGHTVVGLARSDTAAATLRAAGAEAHRGSLDDPGGLHDGAAAADGVIHLAYRHDFSDHAAFVEAGELDLRAVEAIGKALDGTGKPFLATSGTLPLAAMAPGRVGTEDVRAEPGTDRPRLATENAVVALAGRGVRASVVRLAPSVHGEGDRGFVPLLIDTARATGAAAYVGDGANRWPAVHRLDAARLFRLALETAPAGSVLHGTAEEGVPFRAVAEAIGAGLGVPVVGITAEEAGGRFGFLSGMVPVDNPTSSALTRELVGWNPERPSLLEDLGAGHYFSGRTSIF is encoded by the coding sequence ATGCGCGTATTCGTCACCGGAGCCACCGGATTCATCGGGACCGCGGTGGTCCAGGACCTCCTCGAAGCCGGGCACACGGTCGTCGGCCTGGCCCGCTCGGACACGGCCGCCGCGACGCTGCGGGCGGCCGGTGCCGAGGCGCACCGGGGCTCCCTGGACGACCCTGGCGGTCTGCACGACGGGGCCGCCGCGGCGGACGGCGTCATCCACCTCGCCTACCGCCACGACTTCTCGGACCACGCGGCCTTCGTGGAGGCCGGCGAGCTGGACCTGCGCGCCGTCGAGGCGATCGGGAAGGCGCTCGACGGCACCGGCAAACCGTTCCTCGCCACCTCGGGAACGCTGCCGCTCGCGGCGATGGCGCCGGGCCGCGTCGGCACCGAGGACGTCCGGGCCGAGCCCGGGACGGACCGGCCCCGGCTCGCGACGGAGAACGCGGTCGTGGCGCTGGCCGGACGCGGCGTGCGCGCCTCGGTCGTACGGCTGGCACCGTCCGTGCACGGTGAAGGCGACCGGGGTTTCGTACCGTTGCTGATCGACACGGCCCGCGCGACGGGCGCCGCGGCCTACGTCGGTGACGGCGCCAACCGCTGGCCCGCGGTGCACCGGCTCGACGCGGCCCGCCTGTTCCGGCTGGCGCTGGAGACCGCACCGGCCGGCTCGGTCCTGCACGGAACGGCCGAGGAAGGCGTGCCGTTCCGCGCCGTCGCCGAGGCGATCGGCGCCGGGCTGGGGGTGCCCGTCGTCGGCATCACCGCCGAGGAGGCGGGCGGGCGGTTCGGCTTCCTCTCCGGCATGGTGCCGGTCGACAATCCCACGTCGAGCGCCCTGACCCGCGAGCTGGTGGGCTGGAACCCGGAGCGTCCGTCCCTTCTTGAGGACCTTGGAGCGGGGCACTACTTCTCGGGGCGGACGAGCATTTTCTGA
- a CDS encoding MarR family winged helix-turn-helix transcriptional regulator → MDEGLAELLYRVVMLMGEAARRRSGPDQRLTPSQLRLLGTLEEIQPATQHQLAEALTVSDPAISRALRPLEAEGYVTISVDPAHRRRRLVALTPAGLAAFLAEGKPLEEEFRTALLEAGFPYERYLADTHRLAALLTPAESRRGAAARQANGTSERE, encoded by the coding sequence ATGGACGAAGGACTGGCAGAGCTCCTGTACCGCGTGGTCATGCTGATGGGGGAGGCGGCCCGGCGCCGCTCCGGCCCGGATCAGCGCCTCACCCCGAGCCAACTGCGGCTGCTGGGCACCCTGGAGGAGATCCAGCCCGCCACCCAGCACCAGCTCGCCGAAGCCCTGACCGTGTCCGACCCCGCCATCAGCCGCGCCCTGCGCCCGTTGGAGGCGGAGGGGTACGTGACGATCAGCGTCGACCCCGCCCACCGGCGGCGACGCCTGGTCGCCCTCACTCCGGCGGGCCTGGCCGCCTTCCTGGCCGAGGGCAAGCCCTTGGAGGAAGAGTTCCGTACCGCCCTCCTGGAGGCCGGCTTCCCCTACGAGCGCTACCTCGCGGACACCCACCGGCTCGCCGCGCTGCTGACCCCCGCGGAGTCGCGGCGCGGAGCCGCGGCCCGGCAAGCGAACGGCACATCGGAACGGGAGTGA
- a CDS encoding DUF6790 family protein: MDTLPYAVQTTFPLLFMLIPALGALLGCRRSPDRPAAEIWQRWWSVGALGIGSLWITISFLAIPEGMADAIGFTPSPFQFEIAFANLGLALLGFRGASASPRERLTSGLAAAAFLWGAAIGHVYQWFAHGDHAAGNTGGILANDLLIPAVMIALAARDVRRTRSGRGHAARLAA, encoded by the coding sequence ATGGACACTCTCCCGTACGCCGTTCAGACCACGTTTCCCCTGCTCTTCATGCTGATCCCGGCCCTCGGGGCGCTGCTGGGCTGCCGCCGCAGCCCGGACCGCCCGGCGGCGGAGATCTGGCAGCGCTGGTGGTCCGTAGGCGCCCTCGGTATCGGCAGCCTGTGGATCACGATCTCGTTCCTGGCGATCCCGGAGGGCATGGCCGACGCCATCGGCTTCACCCCCTCGCCGTTCCAGTTCGAGATCGCCTTCGCCAACCTCGGCCTCGCCCTGCTGGGCTTCCGTGGCGCGTCCGCGTCGCCCCGCGAGCGCCTCACGAGCGGGCTGGCGGCGGCCGCGTTCCTGTGGGGAGCCGCGATCGGCCACGTCTACCAGTGGTTCGCCCACGGCGACCACGCCGCCGGAAACACGGGCGGCATCCTGGCCAACGACCTCCTCATCCCCGCCGTCATGATCGCCCTGGCCGCCAGGGACGTCCGCCGCACCCGCTCCGGCCGCGGCCACGCGGCCCGCCTGGCCGCCTGA